A segment of the Haemorhous mexicanus isolate bHaeMex1 chromosome 3, bHaeMex1.pri, whole genome shotgun sequence genome:
TCTAATAATATCCTTCACCAGCCTCCTCCGCCTCTCACCCACGGACATCCGGATGAGATACcgcagtgctgctggggacaaaCCCAGTCCTGCTCCTCGGGACTCCTGGGGTGccacaggggctgtgctctgcacagtCACTCCAGGCAGCCATGGGCAGCGAGAGCCTGCTCTGtcctctgcctccagctctgggtttttgggggagtATCTTCCAGTGCTGGGGAGCCTGAGGGCTtggcagaagcagctgagaCACTGCTTATAATGCAAATCTGCCTTGGGCTCTGCTTTGCTTCTCAAGCTGTGACAGCCTCTGTCTGCAGCACAAGCTGTCGAGCGCAGGCTTCCCCCAAAACCTCACCCAACGCTGACCCTGCATTTCCCCATTTGCAGCCTTCCCCATCAACAAGGAGAAATAGACACAGATGGAGAAGGACATTCAAGTCCCCAGGGGCAGGAGTGGAGGGACACTGCAGCACCAGAGATGTGGGATTTCAGGAGAAGGGTTAACCCCTTCATGGTCTTCTTGCCACTTTTAGGGCTGACATTTCCTCCACCTCACAAGTAAGGCTGCTCATTCACCTGGCCtagcacatggcacaggaacTGAGGTGCTCCCACAGCATGCAGGAAGAGATAGCTGGGAGGAGCATCCCAGTGTCTCAGAAAGGATGGTCCAGGTGGTTGTGAACGGCATGTTCTGCAGCCTCACAGTAAATCTCCACCTGGCCATGGCTGGCATTGCCAGTGTCCTGGCACACAGGAGGTAGCCCAAGCAGAGGGAAATTAAATGGTAGTGCTCCCTGTGTTGACAGAAAGACAGGAGCAAGTCCAGCACGGCCTCcttggcacaggcagggaaTTAGCCAGAGGAGACATGAGCCATTTTTGCACAAGGCAGTGGAGATTTGACTGCACATCTTTCTTAGCTACTGCCTGTGGAAAGTGGTTTGTGCCCCAAGCCTTGGGCCCCAAATCCAGCTGAAGAGGGAGAGTGAGTTCTGCACTGCTGCCCAGTGCAGGCGGGGGAAGTGAGTCGTGCTACTTCAGCAGAACAGAGGGTGCGCTTACAAGGAGTGGGGAACACTGGTGTCCAAAATAAGGGATGTCCCCCAAAGGGAGCTAGGATTCTACCACTGCTCTGTTGATGCTGAgaacagccaggagagcagaacCAGTGCCTTGAGCAGAGAGGGCAGTGTGATTCAGAGCTACCCAGAAGGCTGCCCAGACCCAGTCTCGCTTTCTGCAAACTcaccctgcctgcagtgcccagttAGTGGGAACATTTTGTAACTTCCAGGCTAAGGATTACTGTCTGGACCTGGGTGGCAAAAACACTCTAATTGACAGCAAGTAACAACTTTTAGCAGCGGAATATCATACCCCAACTTAGGATAAATAACAAATGCCTATAGCTCTGAGACCCACAGGGAAATCAAGTAAGCCAGCTACATCTCCTGTAGAGATATGTTCCAAAACACAAGCCAAGGAGAAATAATGTCACATATGAAAGACAGGGCTCCCAATGTCCCTGCTCCAATTGCCATTTTTTTACTGTACAGTGGGGAAAATTGTTCCTTCCCCATTGCACTAGTCTGTAGAGGCACCAAGGCTGGGATTGCCTTTAACCCCCTCGCTCCCAGGTGAGACTGGATTCTTCCCATTAGCTGTTCTGTGGATCTTTATCTCCCATCCCCCAGGAATATACACACACTGCCCCTCTCTCAACTCATGCCCTCCACACCATGACCTTCTGGAAAGTAACTCAATAGATCAGTTATCCTGCAGGAACTGCTTCTGCATCCCTGCAGCATCAGCCATGCACTTTGTGGTTATTACTAATAATGCTTGAGCATTGTTAGAAAGGGAACTTGATGTCTGAACCTTGTTGGTAGGGGATGGTATTTCTCCCAGCTCTAGCAGTGATACCATTTAAAAATCCCACTGGGTAAGTAGTTCCTTTTAACCCAGGTGCATTACACAGGATACAGTTATCACATTGGGAATTCAGATACACTGATACCAGCTGACAACTAAGAAACCAAACATAACACAGTCTCAACACAGTCTCAACTACAGTTAACCCTTCACATGCacaataaaacagaaaacaaggaaGCCTTTTGCCTTTAAAAGTGCCGTGCCTGCAATCAGTtagaaaagacatttaaaattttgtcaCAAAATATTGGATTTTCCAGCATAGCCTAATAGGTTAAGTACTAAAATCACACTAAAATGCAGAGGGTGGTGGATAACCAGCTCCTCTAAGTTGCCTTGGAAAATCCAAGACCCATTGAATAAAGTCAAGGAAAAACATTTACCACATTTTTTGCTGGTAGCTTTTTGCCATAGGATGGTAAGGGCTTTAGTGCCTGAGGTATAGGTAGTTCCTGGATGCTTTTAGGGAAGTGGGAAGGGGGAAGAGTCTGGAGAATAGTTTGCATAGCTTGCAGATATAAAGAAGCAGGTGTGTTCCCCACCAGGCTGTTGAATTTGTCTTCTCCCAGCAAAGCTGTCCAGTGGTCTGGATGCTCCTGCAGAACTTTCCGCATCTTAAACTGTGGGTTGGGCATGAAGAGCAAGAGGTAGTCAAGGCAGAGCTTCTTTGATGCGACATTGACTTTGGAGTCCCACATCTGCTCCAGGATGACGTCCAGCGGGGTCAGTCCTTTACTGTCCTCTATCCTGGGAGAGGCTCCATTCCCGAGGAGGATGAGGACCGTCTCTGACCTCAGCAGCTCACAGGCAAGGTGCAGGGGTGTTTTCCCATCTTCCAGATGAAAGCAGCCAGCCCTATTGATATAGGAGTTCAAGCTGGGGAGCTTGTGTGCAATTTTGATGATCAGTCCCAAGATATCTCTCCTGTCATATGTGACCGCCATGgccaggtgaggagcagaggatggGCAATAGCAGAAGTGTTCCCCAGGCACCTTGAGAGCCTCCTCTGGAAAATGAGACAGCAGATACTGAGCATAAGGCAGGTGATTATGCACCACTGCATAGAGAAGGGCTTCTGAAGGTGAGTAGGTTCGTAGGCTGGCATTTTCCTCCCAGTAAAAATACTCCATAGTTCTCATGTCTTCCAGCATCCACACAGGCTTGTGATCTCTCACAGCCTGGTAGAACATGTAGGATAAGAACTTGCAGTGCCTGCTCTGATCATCCTGCAGGCTGGCCTGGTTACTGGCCATGGCTCAGCAAATAAAGAACAGCTCCACGTAAAATCACTCCAGACTGTAAGATTGATGCACTTGGAATGCTGATCCCGATGCTGCTGCAACCTTCAAGCTGTCATTGCTGCCTGGACTGCACTAGCTGGAATGCATGGGCTGATCATCTCCACCCATTCattgtttttcccctcactgcaGTGGTTTTGTTTAGGTAAGCACAATCCCAGAGGCTCAGTTAACCCGTGCCATGCAAGCAGATGGTTGGTGAGTACATCCCGCTCTGCGCGTGGCACAGGTTACTGAAACGCTGTCAGACTGCCAGTGATTTTATACACACACAGCCACGGAGAACAGAGGGAGAGACTAAAATTAGCTTGAGAGGTGAGGCGGATTTCTGTCTGCATTTCGTGTCTAACCAGATCAGCTCATACACTGCAGCAAGTGGAATAGCAATACTCTGCTATTTTATGGAGGTTTTTTCATgtcactcacacacacacgcaGCTCATTCCATAGTAAAAATTATGTAGCAGTGTGAAATACTCCACAGCTGATAATAGGCATGATTCCATGCTCAGGAAATCAAGGGATTGGTAGCGCTAGCACTAGGAAAGGATCCCTATTTTATAAATAATGGTATGGCTAGCCACTTAGGAGACACTGATGTTAATAGATTGTCTATAAGGCATTAGTAATGTTTAAGATGTCAGCATTAatctctgcagagaaaagagTCAAACGGAGTGTGCAGTAATGGTGCCCAGAGTCATAAAGCAGATCGCTGGGTTTAAACGCCTTCCTTTGTTTAGCAAGGAAATACCTGGAGTGCCCCTGCTGCACAGCAAGGGCATAAACAAAAGGTTAATGGCCAAACCCCACTGGCGTGTGGGGAGCTTTGATCAAAGCATTTCTCAGATGTCCTGCTTTGGGACTCTGTGTCAGAGCCAGCAGCAATGGGGGGAAGTGGGATTAGGCAATCAGACTTGTGCAACGCCCTGGTGAAACACAGAGGACCAAGGCCTACAGGTTTGAGGGGAAGGTCCCATTGGATAAGGCAGAACAACCTGGCTAAAATTAAATTCACAGAAATTAACTCAGAGTCCTTTATGGCAAGCTCTGTTTAAGGGAGGAGGGTTTCCATGCATCCTATAAATTAACAGATTGCAATAAAATGGTATCTCACCATTTTGGtaggtgtcttggtttggaaagaccagtgcctgctaaagaaggcagaagcctcccctgaaatggagaatgcaagcCCTCCCCACCTCTctgaattgctatgaattttaaattaagatgCTCTCAGGCAAAAGATATGGGatcaggaaataacagttctttaatagggaaaaaaaaaaatgataaaataaacaatgcagtacagtagaacaacactgacagaatcagaactcaacctgacaccctgttggtcagggggttggtagcagtccagttggaaaagtggctgcagtcttcctggagtgtcaggcgtggttctgttggagcaggggggtcCTGTGTTCAAAGGGTGTATccttcctccgcagatccgtggaaaaagaagcagctgttgttcctctggggaatccagtgggaagccatgctggtgtgtcagaaccTCCAGATTACATCTGGctagcaatgcttggctcctccctctgggtggagcatctcactATGGGATGTTCTAGTTCTTATtggccatgcagtgacattcaacaGCTTGTTATCAGCAGACgtcccctcccagggaggagtgattatgatcactcagagagagagataaggagaattgcccacttgtcacaagacaactgccatacagatggtcatagaatacatcttgccttgcaatctggaacagtAGGAAAACAAGATTTCCCTTTAAGGAAAATATAGCAAATCAAGAAATccttattttcatttcacaagAAGACAAACATATAGTAAGTATATTCAAACTAGAGAGAATTCAAGGATCAGATCTCCAGATGTTTTTTGGAGCCATCCAAAGGGAAAACCAAAGCCACTCACAAAACTGGGTCTAGATCTTACACATCTTCCAAAGCTTTACAGCCATTAAACAACCCTCACCTGCTGCAGATGTTAAGATAAAGCTCCCCTGGGAAGTGCTCACAGCACCCAGCCTGTCGGAGCTCAACAAGTATCTGGACCATGCTTCTAGTCATACAGATTAATTTTAGGTAGTCCTGTGAGTTGACTTGGTGCAGAGACACATAGAAGCcaagagaaaaatgttctgTAAGTATCTCCAATGAAGAGGGAGGCCAAACCCCCAGAATCAGGAATGGCCATGAGTCTTCTGGCCAATCACCTCCACACCAGCTCCAGGATGTCCAGGATGTGAAAACATTTCTAATTACACTGTACCTTGTAATTACAGGTTACACTGTAATTCTGCCTAGGAAGCCCAGCCACAAACTAGGAGTCCCTCAGGTTTGCTCACTTCTCTTTATGGCTCCAAATGCACAGGTCTGTCTGCTCTGGTGGctcctggccttggcctcttctttctttttctccagaagTTTAGAAAAGCTGGTGCTAAGGGCACATTTTTGATGGCAATGCATTGCTACTGGATTTTATTGTAAGCAAAATACATCTGTAAAACATTATAGAACCATTAGAAATGGAAGACATTGATATGGAAAGCTTTGCTGAGGAACTAGAGGAAGACTAGGAGTTTGGaagtttctatttatttatttgaattttgaTCTGTGGCTAAAAATAATGGCACCTAATTCATAAgttgtttgttgtggttttCCTCTTTGACAAAGTGCAGAAGAGAAATAGAATCAGTTTTGACTCACAGAAAGAACATCAaagacagcagggacaggtttgaagggaaaaactgaaaaccaaaagcTGATTTTACCCAAAACAATATTTATCTTTCCATCTGAGGCTGAGAAGCTCTTTAGATCTCTCCTGGgcaaatgcatttttcacatttgATGGTGATTTCAGCTTATAAACTATTTGGTTATTTTGAACCCGTGAGAAGTACAGAATGTTTCTGAGCTATTCAGAAACCTTCTTACAGTGTTATGCTCAAAATATTGTTTCTGGGCAAAAGGGAAACATACCTTACATATCAAGACAAGAATTTAATGTTAGTAGAACTGAAATCTTAGcatgctaattaaaaaaaatcattattagTCCGGGTCaaattattacagaaaaataaataatactcCTATCAGAAAAAAtcaatagcaataataataataatttttaaataattttaagccTTTTGCACACTTCTTATCTTCTATCCCTATTGCTGATGTTATGTTCCCTCTGCCCATGCTCATCTAAATCCTAACATTGGTGGTTTCATTCTGGTGGTGGTGTTACAGGAAATTATCAGCATCTGGAGCTGTTCTGTGGGAGGAATGTGAGGCTGATGGTGAtggtttcttcttcctccctccagTTTCTCCTGGGGGTCAGTTTTATGGTTTGTTACATACTTTTGcacctgtttttttcttcattggaTTGCAACACCATTTCACATCCACATTCACAATAGATGCTGATTCTATACATGTAAGATATTATTTATTTGTCCTATTTCTACCCCTGAAACCATTCTTGTCCAGCTGTTTACCTGCACTTCTTTAGCTGTCCTCAGGTGAGTGGTTTGTACCTGTGAGTGCTCCAGAGTCAGGCCTGTGCCCCATCTCTTCCCATCCCATTGGGCCTGCAGCCCCTCTCAGTGCACCCTGTGCTTCCACCTCGCATCACCTCTGCTGTCACACCAAGCCCACGATGACCTCTGTCAGCTCCAGAGTGTGACACTGGAGTTGTGAGCACCTCTTAGTGCACAGAAGAGCTGGTAGGAAACTATGGCTCTACCATGCAGTGCTAGTG
Coding sequences within it:
- the LOC132324598 gene encoding ankyrin repeat domain-containing protein 9-like; its protein translation is MASNQASLQDDQSRHCKFLSYMFYQAVRDHKPVWMLEDMRTMEYFYWEENASLRTYSPSEALLYAVVHNHLPYAQYLLSHFPEEALKVPGEHFCYCPSSAPHLAMAVTYDRRDILGLIIKIAHKLPSLNSYINRAGCFHLEDGKTPLHLACELLRSETVLILLGNGASPRIEDSKGLTPLDVILEQMWDSKVNVASKKLCLDYLLLFMPNPQFKMRKVLQEHPDHWTALLGEDKFNSLVGNTPASLYLQAMQTILQTLPPSHFPKSIQELPIPQALKPLPSYGKKLPAKNVVNVFP